Proteins found in one Rhodothermaceae bacterium genomic segment:
- a CDS encoding amidase produces MPLSRRHFLVACSSIGVADTTFPDILSRQEGPITVETIACAEEIAGIELTQEQRTQLVEDLEEHVDHYASVRELELPNDVQPALIFDPSRSGVRPASGGQGLRWEPSPVDHPANAEDLAFMQVAELAYLLKSRAVSSVDLTTLYIERLKEYDGVLQAVITLTEDLAYTQAAQADIELDAGIWRGPLHGVPWGAKDLLSVPGYPTTWGAMPFKDQTLREKAAVVDRLESAGAVLIAKLSLGALAWGDVWFGGKTKNPWNIDQGSSGSSAGPGSAVAAGLVGFAIGSETLGSIVSPSTRNGVTGHRPTYGLVSRHGAMTLSWSMDKLGPMARSALDCALVFEAIRGADTRDPSTIQAPFPFSLQNDVNSLRVGYLKEAFESDYSGKETDLEALDVLRRLGIDLIPITLPRDLPVSAMLTTLGVEAAAAFDTLTLSGGVDQMVRQGKGTWPHEFRVNRFVPAVEFLQASRCRSILLQRMNEAMQEVDVFLSPTFGSRTLSITNLTGHPCVSVPNGFDVLEDSPDSVRRQPRSITFSGPLYADAEVLQLAHAYQSATDFHLQRPSIH; encoded by the coding sequence ATGCCCTTGAGTCGACGTCATTTTCTTGTTGCGTGTTCCTCCATCGGAGTAGCGGATACGACATTCCCCGACATTCTCTCTCGTCAAGAGGGCCCCATTACTGTAGAAACCATCGCATGTGCGGAGGAGATCGCCGGGATTGAGCTTACTCAGGAGCAGCGAACGCAGTTGGTAGAAGATCTTGAGGAGCATGTAGACCACTATGCTTCGGTTCGTGAGCTGGAACTGCCCAACGACGTGCAGCCTGCACTCATATTTGATCCAAGCAGGTCCGGTGTACGGCCTGCATCCGGTGGGCAGGGTCTAAGGTGGGAACCCAGTCCAGTAGATCACCCGGCCAATGCGGAAGATCTTGCATTCATGCAGGTGGCAGAATTGGCATACCTTCTCAAATCAAGAGCCGTCTCCTCCGTTGACCTTACCACATTGTACATTGAGCGACTGAAGGAATACGACGGTGTCCTTCAGGCCGTCATCACCCTCACGGAAGACCTGGCATATACACAGGCCGCACAGGCGGATATCGAATTGGATGCCGGGATTTGGCGTGGCCCCTTGCATGGAGTACCCTGGGGAGCCAAAGATTTGCTCAGTGTTCCCGGCTACCCTACGACTTGGGGAGCAATGCCATTCAAAGATCAGACCCTGCGTGAGAAGGCTGCGGTGGTAGATCGTTTGGAATCTGCCGGTGCAGTTTTGATAGCGAAGCTATCTCTTGGCGCTCTTGCTTGGGGGGATGTATGGTTTGGTGGCAAAACTAAGAATCCATGGAATATTGATCAGGGATCCAGTGGGTCAAGTGCCGGACCAGGGTCTGCAGTCGCTGCGGGGCTGGTTGGATTTGCGATTGGATCGGAAACGCTGGGATCCATCGTGTCTCCTTCGACCAGAAACGGGGTGACAGGCCATCGCCCCACCTATGGACTGGTGAGCCGCCATGGGGCGATGACGCTCAGTTGGAGTATGGACAAGTTAGGGCCCATGGCACGCTCCGCACTTGATTGTGCTCTGGTGTTTGAAGCAATTCGGGGAGCAGATACGCGAGATCCTTCGACCATTCAAGCACCGTTCCCATTTTCGCTGCAAAACGATGTCAATTCTTTGAGAGTTGGATATCTGAAGGAGGCTTTCGAATCCGATTACTCCGGAAAAGAAACGGATTTGGAGGCCTTGGATGTGCTACGTAGATTAGGCATAGATCTCATCCCAATCACGCTTCCGAGAGATTTGCCAGTTAGCGCGATGCTGACGACACTGGGCGTAGAAGCGGCGGCTGCATTTGATACATTGACACTCAGCGGTGGGGTAGACCAAATGGTGCGGCAAGGCAAAGGTACATGGCCACATGAATTTCGGGTGAACCGCTTTGTGCCAGCGGTTGAGTTTCTTCAAGCTTCAAGATGCCGGTCAATTCTTTTGCAGCGTATGAATGAGGCGATGCAAGAGGTGGATGTGTTTTTGTCTCCGACATTTGGGAGTAGGACATTGTCCATAACCAATCTGACCGGTCATCCATGTGTGAGCGTCCCCAATGGGTTTGATGTACTGGAAGATTCGCCGGATTCTGTGCGTCGTCAACCTCGCAGCATCACTTTTTCTGGGCCACTCTACGCAGATGCCGAGGTGCTACAACTTGCACATGCGTATCAGTCTGCGACAGACTTTCACCTGCAGCGCCCATCAATTCATTGA